The following are encoded in a window of Sminthopsis crassicaudata isolate SCR6 chromosome 3, ASM4859323v1, whole genome shotgun sequence genomic DNA:
- the CNR2 gene encoding LOW QUALITY PROTEIN: cannabinoid receptor 2 (The sequence of the model RefSeq protein was modified relative to this genomic sequence to represent the inferred CDS: deleted 1 base in 1 codon) produces the protein MDSCWNSDNTSQGQLESDAFEKYMVLDFPQKTAIAVLCSLLGILCVLENAVLLFLILSSPRLRRKPSYLFISSLAAADFLASLFFVISFVKFHVFHHKESQTTFLLKLGGVTMTFTGSVGSLLLTAVDRYLCLRHPAKYKTLLTRGRALATLAAMWAISVMVSYLPLMGWTCCPEHCSELFPLIPNDYLLSWIVFIAILLVAILYTYTYVLWKAYQHTSNLVVYQQRRLTGLSRMRLDVRLAKTLGVVLVVLLLCWLPVLTLMVHSLVASMNEYIRKVFAFCSMLCLINSMVNPIIYGLRSREIRSSARNSLYHWKSMLKGFGAEGVEDAQKSSVTETEGEAKGISTPDPKLPVVLVC, from the exons ATGGACAGCTGCTGGAACTCTGACAATACGTCCCAGGGACAGTTGGAGTCCGATGCCTTTGAGAAATACATGGTACTGGATTTTCCCCAGAAGACGGCCATTGCTGTGCTCTGTTCTCTCCTGGGCATCCTTTGTGTCCTGGAGAATGCCGTACTGCTCTTCCTGATCCTGTCCTCCCCCAGGCTCCGCAGAAAGCCCTCCTACCTGTTCATTAGCAGCCTTGCGGCTGCCGACTTCCTAGCCAGTCTGTTTTTTGTCATCAGCTTTGTAAAATTCCACGTCTTCCACCACAAAGAGTCCCAAACCACCTTTCTCCTAAAGCTTGGGGGGGTGACCATGACCTTCACAGGCTCCGTGGGCAGCCTGCTGCTGACCGCCGTTGACCGCTACCTCTGCCTGCGCCACCCTGCTAAATACAAGACCCTGCTCACCCGTGGAAGGGCGCTGGCCACGCTGGCGGCCATGTGGGCCATCTCAGTAATGGTCTCCTACCTGCCACTCATGGGGTGGACTTGCTGCCCCGAACACTGCTCTGAACTCTTCCCCCTCATTCCCAACGACTACCTGCTGAGCTGGATCGTGTTCATTGCCATCCTGCTGGTCGCCATCCTCTACACCTATACCTATGTCCTGTGGAAGGCTTATCAGCACACGTCCAATTTGGTAGTGTACCAACAGAGACGCTTAACGGGCTTGTCTCGGATGCGGCTGGACGTGAGGCTGGCCAAGACCCTGGGGGTGGTGCTGGTGGTCCTGCTCCTCTGCTGGCTG CCCGTGCTGACCCTCATGGTCCACAGTTTGGTTGCCTCAATGAATGAATACATTAGGAAGGTCTTTGCCTTTTGTTCCATGCTCTGTCTAATCAACTCCATGGTCAACCCTATCATCTATGGTCTGAGAAGCCGAGAAATCCGCTCTTCTGCCAGAAACAGTCTCTACCACTGGAAAAGTATGCTCAAGGGCTTTGGAGCAGAGGGTGTGGAGGATGCTCAGAAGTCCTCagtcacagagacagagggggaggcAAAAGGCATTTCTACCCCTGATCCTAAACTCCCCGTTGTCTTGGTTTGTTAA